Genomic window (Polaribacter batillariae):
AAACTTTTAGCCAAACACTACAAATGGAAACCGCATTACGAATCTGTAGATGAAAACCCATATTTAGACGATTTTTATGGAGAAATGGAACGCTGGTCGTTTAATTTGCAAGTCTATTTTTTAAACAGTCGTTTTCGTCAAATTTTAGAACTAAGAGAAAGCGGAAACAACATTATTCAAGATCGAACCATTTACGAAGACGCACATATTTTCGCACCCAATTTACATGCAATGGGTTTAATGACCAATAGAGACTATAACAATTACAGCTCTCTATTCGAGTTGATGGAAAACTTAGTTGCCCCACCAGATTTATTAATTTATTTACGTGCAGATATTTCTACACTAGTTGGGCAAATTCACAAACGCGGTAGAGAATACGAAAACTCCATTTCTATCGACTATTTAAGCAGATTAAACGAACGTTACGAAGCATGGATTTCTACCTACAAAAAAGGAAAATTACTAGTTATAGATGTAGATCATTTAGATTTTGTAGATAATCAAGAAGATTTAGGATACATTATAGACAGAATCGATTCTCAAATTAACGGATTGTTTTAATAAAATAAAACGAATAAATTTTTATATTTTTTGGGCGTTCGAGCGGGCTTTCACTACTCGCTTCCCGCAAAAAAGCGGGAGAGCTCAAACAAGCCGTTCAATCCCTAACGCACTTACTCAATCCCATAAAACAACCCCAAAAAGGGCTTAAAACTCTTTCTTGATAAACTCGTTAATTAAATCAATTTCAAATAAAAAACATCCTCAATCAAGTTTCGTAAAAGAATCTTGCAGAAATAGACCTTACAGGTTTTAAAAACCTGTAAGGTCTGGAAAATTGTTACAAATTCAAAGCACTTTCTAAATCTGCTAATACATCTTCAATAGCCTCAATTCCAACACTTAAACGAATTAAAGAATCTGCAATTCCAATTTTTAAACGTTCTTCTTTAGGCATAGAAGCATGAGACATCGTTGCAGAATGATTTACCATACTTTCTACACCACCTAAAGATTCTGCTAACGTAAAAAGTTTTATATTTTCTAAAAATTTAAAAGTAGCAGCTTTGCTTTCATCTTTTAAACTAAAAGAAACCACTCCACCAAAACTCTTCATTTGTTTTTTGGCAATTTTATAATTGGGGTGGTCCTCTAAACCAGGAAAATAAACAGCACCAACTTTAGGATGATTTTTTAAAAAAACAGCCACCTTAATCGCATTTTCGCAATGACGCTGCATTCGAATGTGCAACGTTTTAATGCCTCTTAACGCTAAAAAAGAATCCATTGGACCAGCAATTGCACCAGCTGCAAACTGGTTAAAATGCAATTCTTCTGCTAATTTATCATTTTTTACAACCAAAGCACCCATTACTAAATCAGAATGACCTCCTAAATATTTTGTTGCAGAATGCATCACAATATCTGCTCCTAATGTTAAAGGTTGCTGTAGGTAAGGGGTTGCAAACGTATTATCTATTCCTATTAAAATAGCCGAATTTACACCTTTTACCGCTTTAGAAATTGCCTTAATATCTACTATTTTTAATAACGGATTTGTTGGCGTTTCTAACCAAACCAATGTTGTTTTCTCTGAAATTGCATTTAAAAGAGCTTCTTTAGAATTCATATTTACATATATGAATTTTAAGCCATATTTTTCGAATAATTGAGTAAATAGCCTGTAAGTTCCTCCATACAAATCATTTCCTGCTATAATTTCATCGCCAGGTTTTAATGTTCTTAAAACACAATCTATGGCAGCCAAACCAGATGAAAATGCAAAACCATGTGTTCCATTTTCTAACGAAGCCAAACTTTTTTCTAACGCCGTTCTTGTTGGGTTTGCACCTCTTGAGTAATTATATGCCTGACTTTCTCCTGCATTAAATTGCGCAAATGTAGAGGTTTGAAA
Coding sequences:
- a CDS encoding deoxynucleoside kinase, with protein sequence MHVAIAGNIGAGKTTLTKLLAKHYKWKPHYESVDENPYLDDFYGEMERWSFNLQVYFLNSRFRQILELRESGNNIIQDRTIYEDAHIFAPNLHAMGLMTNRDYNNYSSLFELMENLVAPPDLLIYLRADISTLVGQIHKRGREYENSISIDYLSRLNERYEAWISTYKKGKLLVIDVDHLDFVDNQEDLGYIIDRIDSQINGLF
- a CDS encoding cystathionine gamma-synthase: MKFNTKTIHGGQKPEATTGAVVSPIFQTSTFAQFNAGESQAYNYSRGANPTRTALEKSLASLENGTHGFAFSSGLAAIDCVLRTLKPGDEIIAGNDLYGGTYRLFTQLFEKYGLKFIYVNMNSKEALLNAISEKTTLVWLETPTNPLLKIVDIKAISKAVKGVNSAILIGIDNTFATPYLQQPLTLGADIVMHSATKYLGGHSDLVMGALVVKNDKLAEELHFNQFAAGAIAGPMDSFLALRGIKTLHIRMQRHCENAIKVAVFLKNHPKVGAVYFPGLEDHPNYKIAKKQMKSFGGVVSFSLKDESKAATFKFLENIKLFTLAESLGGVESMVNHSATMSHASMPKEERLKIGIADSLIRLSVGIEAIEDVLADLESALNL